The Sporosarcina luteola genome contains a region encoding:
- the panC gene encoding pantoate--beta-alanine ligase, which produces MYVDSTAIQVVETIEELQMKLNRNERQNATVGFVPTMGYLHEGHLSLVKHAKEQNDIVVMSIFVNPAQFGPGEDFDSYPRDRERDIRLACEAGVDIVFIPAVDKMYPSDGGIRILPGRQAHELCGASRPGHFDGVLKVVLKLFNIVDPDRSYFGMKDAQQLAVIETFVRDFNLRTAIMRVPTVREEDGLAKSSRNVKLTSLERSEATVIYRALQIGAKMFATGDNPNAIEQHVSEYIISNSSGKIDYVKMLAYPELGPVTDAAQEVILACAVKFSSTRLIDNIIMSTKDGTHVPNDDEQ; this is translated from the coding sequence ATGTACGTTGATAGTACTGCCATCCAAGTGGTAGAAACCATTGAAGAACTCCAGATGAAACTGAACCGGAATGAACGACAAAATGCAACAGTCGGCTTCGTCCCTACTATGGGCTATTTACACGAAGGGCACTTATCTCTTGTGAAGCATGCAAAAGAACAAAACGACATTGTTGTCATGAGCATTTTTGTTAATCCGGCACAGTTCGGACCCGGCGAGGATTTCGACTCGTATCCGCGTGATCGGGAAAGGGATATTCGTCTCGCATGTGAAGCCGGCGTCGATATTGTATTCATTCCGGCAGTCGATAAAATGTATCCGTCTGACGGTGGCATCCGTATACTGCCGGGCAGGCAGGCGCATGAGCTTTGCGGCGCTTCAAGGCCTGGACATTTTGACGGTGTTCTCAAAGTTGTATTGAAACTGTTCAATATTGTCGATCCGGACCGTTCGTATTTCGGCATGAAAGATGCGCAACAACTGGCAGTAATTGAAACGTTTGTACGGGACTTCAATCTACGGACAGCAATCATGCGGGTTCCGACTGTACGGGAAGAGGATGGATTGGCGAAAAGCTCGCGCAATGTGAAATTGACATCTTTGGAACGATCGGAAGCGACTGTGATCTATCGGGCACTACAAATCGGTGCAAAGATGTTCGCGACGGGAGACAATCCGAACGCTATTGAGCAGCATGTGTCAGAATACATCATTTCAAATAGTTCTGGCAAGATCGATTATGTGAAAATGCTGGCATACCCTGAATTAGGTCCTGTAACGGACGCGGCACAGGAAGTAATCTTGGCTTGCGCAGTGAAGTTTTCGTCAACTAGGTTAATAGATAATATTATTATGTCAACAAAGGATGGTACCCATGTTCCGAATGATGATGAACAGTAA
- the panB gene encoding 3-methyl-2-oxobutanoate hydroxymethyltransferase, giving the protein MKSTTDFTKMKRNGEKIVMLTAYDHPSAQLAEEAGIDVILVGDSLGMVVLGYESTASVTTDDMIHHGKAVRRGAKDTFVVVDMPFASYHGSADRTLEAAVRIFQETGANALKLEGGGKVIDTIHLLTETGIPVVAHLGLLPQSAAVAGGYKVQGKTAEAAEKLIQDAIACEAAGACMIVLECIPYQLADQVSKAVAIPTIGIGAGAETDGQVLVFHDTVKYGSHHIPKFVEAYADIGSDIKNGLKRYASAVKTGEFPSEAHRFTMKEEELVALYGGLNDVR; this is encoded by the coding sequence ATGAAAAGCACTACTGATTTCACGAAGATGAAACGTAATGGGGAAAAAATTGTCATGTTGACTGCGTACGACCATCCGTCTGCACAATTGGCGGAGGAGGCTGGCATCGACGTCATCCTTGTAGGCGATTCGCTAGGCATGGTCGTTTTAGGTTATGAATCGACTGCTTCTGTGACAACCGACGATATGATTCATCACGGAAAAGCGGTCAGGAGGGGAGCAAAGGACACGTTCGTCGTCGTTGACATGCCTTTCGCTTCCTACCATGGTTCAGCTGATAGGACGTTGGAAGCCGCAGTCCGCATCTTCCAGGAGACGGGAGCAAACGCTTTGAAACTGGAAGGCGGAGGAAAGGTGATTGACACCATCCATCTTTTGACGGAAACAGGGATTCCAGTCGTTGCACATCTCGGTCTTCTTCCTCAATCAGCTGCTGTAGCTGGGGGTTACAAAGTGCAAGGGAAGACTGCGGAAGCTGCAGAAAAACTTATTCAGGATGCAATCGCTTGTGAAGCTGCAGGCGCATGTATGATTGTTTTGGAGTGCATTCCTTATCAATTGGCGGACCAGGTATCAAAAGCGGTCGCAATTCCTACAATCGGGATAGGAGCTGGCGCAGAGACGGATGGTCAAGTGCTTGTTTTCCATGACACGGTTAAATACGGAAGTCACCATATCCCTAAATTCGTCGAAGCATACGCAGATATTGGAAGCGATATCAAAAATGGTTTAAAGAGATATGCCTCAGCCGTCAAGACAGGAGAATTTCCTTCTGAGGCACATCGTTTTACGATGAAGGAGGAAGAACTGGTTGCATTATACGGGGGATTGAACGATGTACGTTGA
- a CDS encoding biotin--[acetyl-CoA-carboxylase] ligase, producing MNTNIKSELLKRLFEAKGNPISGQEFADEFGLSRTAIWKYIREFEEEGYEIASIRKKGYVLIASPDLVNAANIKKYLQTAAYGRKIDYHVSCGSTQILAHDAAQAGVPDGTLVVSEEQTAGKGRLSRPWDSAAQKGIWMSLIIRPSLMPQQAPQMTLVAAVAIVRAIENIGGIEATIKWPNDILINNRKVTGILTELQSEPDRVKAIILGIGMNVNQDEDDFPLELKEIATSLKIAGGKHIDRAKLIAEILFFIESYTKMYEKHGFGPIKLLWEGYSNIAGKRIQAVMLNETVEGTALGISEEGLLELQLDDGTVRGIYSADVFIKD from the coding sequence GACTTTTTGAAGCTAAAGGAAATCCGATTTCCGGACAGGAGTTTGCGGACGAATTCGGTTTGTCCAGAACGGCAATTTGGAAATATATTAGAGAGTTTGAAGAGGAAGGCTATGAAATCGCATCGATCCGTAAAAAGGGGTATGTGCTTATCGCTTCGCCGGATCTTGTGAACGCGGCAAACATCAAGAAGTACTTACAGACCGCAGCCTATGGCAGGAAAATCGATTATCATGTCAGTTGCGGATCGACCCAAATACTCGCGCACGACGCTGCACAAGCTGGTGTACCCGATGGAACCCTCGTCGTTTCCGAGGAGCAGACGGCGGGCAAGGGAAGGTTGTCCCGCCCTTGGGATTCAGCAGCCCAAAAAGGGATTTGGATGAGTTTGATCATCAGGCCATCCCTCATGCCCCAGCAAGCTCCGCAAATGACACTCGTGGCTGCAGTCGCGATTGTAAGAGCGATTGAAAATATCGGTGGCATTGAAGCAACGATCAAATGGCCGAATGATATTTTGATCAACAACAGGAAGGTGACGGGCATACTGACTGAACTTCAATCGGAACCGGATCGAGTGAAAGCGATTATTCTCGGAATCGGAATGAACGTCAATCAGGATGAAGACGATTTTCCATTGGAATTGAAAGAGATAGCCACTTCCTTGAAGATTGCCGGCGGAAAGCATATTGATCGCGCTAAGCTGATCGCCGAAATCCTCTTCTTTATTGAATCATATACGAAAATGTATGAGAAACACGGCTTCGGACCGATCAAATTGCTTTGGGAGGGCTATTCGAATATAGCGGGCAAGCGAATCCAAGCTGTCATGTTAAATGAAACGGTTGAAGGCACAGCCTTAGGCATCTCAGAAGAAGGGCTATTAGAGCTTCAGCTCGACGACGGCACAGTCAGGGGCATCTATTCTGCGGATGTCTTTATTAAAGATTGA